A genome region from Chthonomonas sp. includes the following:
- a CDS encoding MFS transporter: MAPSRLYPLITFGMGLGYALFWTVALYFQDKVVGILPFQMVLLGTFSEITIFLCEIPTGIVADLYSRKLSVIIGLVLLGIGFFVQPFFASWAGLVVGMVLWGLGETFLSGAFEAWVADELPHEPGAPSAPTMFIRGSQSQQLGYVAGLWVAVIVGQHNLAWPGLASGGVFAIMAVMALVLMSEKGFHRAAESERSTWQHFGHTLRTGLAIAGRKPLLRDALMVVFFIGLASEAFDRLWTKHITNIGMPQTLPSEIYWFAILNTLAIAGAFCFMTMVRRRGMERDGWVVIRLIRALLFALIAATLAFALAGQFWLAAAGLVIGRAIRRCLDPLTSAWVNDHAEPEVRATMLSMKGQSHGLGELLGGPALGAISSLRSVSAALIASALTNTPGWLTAWRASQRKKAADQ; encoded by the coding sequence ATGGCACCCTCGCGGCTGTACCCGCTGATCACGTTCGGAATGGGGCTGGGCTACGCGCTGTTTTGGACGGTGGCGCTGTACTTTCAGGACAAGGTCGTGGGGATTTTGCCGTTCCAAATGGTGCTTCTGGGCACGTTTAGCGAGATTACGATCTTTCTTTGCGAGATTCCGACCGGGATTGTCGCGGACCTTTACTCACGAAAACTCAGCGTGATCATCGGCTTGGTGCTGTTGGGCATCGGGTTCTTCGTGCAGCCGTTCTTCGCGTCGTGGGCGGGCCTGGTGGTGGGCATGGTTTTGTGGGGCCTCGGAGAGACTTTTCTTTCCGGTGCGTTTGAGGCGTGGGTCGCGGACGAGCTTCCGCATGAACCGGGCGCGCCGTCCGCGCCGACGATGTTCATTCGCGGCAGCCAATCGCAGCAACTCGGCTATGTCGCGGGATTGTGGGTCGCGGTGATCGTCGGGCAGCACAATTTGGCGTGGCCAGGACTCGCCTCGGGCGGCGTGTTCGCTATTATGGCGGTGATGGCGCTTGTGTTGATGTCGGAGAAGGGCTTCCACCGCGCGGCAGAATCCGAACGCAGCACGTGGCAGCATTTCGGCCACACTCTGCGCACGGGTTTGGCGATTGCGGGCCGCAAACCACTGCTGCGCGACGCGCTGATGGTGGTGTTTTTCATCGGCTTGGCGAGCGAGGCGTTCGATCGCCTGTGGACGAAGCACATCACGAATATCGGCATGCCGCAAACCTTGCCCAGCGAAATCTACTGGTTCGCCATTCTCAACACACTCGCCATCGCGGGCGCGTTTTGCTTCATGACGATGGTGCGTCGCCGCGGCATGGAGCGCGATGGCTGGGTGGTGATTCGCCTCATCCGCGCCTTGCTATTCGCCCTCATCGCCGCGACGCTCGCATTCGCGTTGGCCGGGCAGTTTTGGCTCGCCGCAGCGGGGCTTGTCATCGGGCGGGCGATCCGTCGCTGCCTCGATCCGCTCACCAGCGCGTGGGTCAACGATCACGCGGAGCCCGAGGTGCGCGCCACGATGCTGAGCATGAAGGGACAATCGCACGGGCTCGGCGAATTGCTCGGCGGCCCCGCGCTCGGCGCGATCTCGAGCCTTCGCTCGGTGTCGGCGGCGCTCATCGCCTCGGCGCTGACCAACACGCCTGGCTGGCTCACGGCTTGGCGCGCCTCGCAACGCAAAAAAGCAGCGGATCAATGA
- a CDS encoding 2-oxo acid dehydrogenase subunit E2, translating into MAIEILMPELGESVHEGTVSRWLKQVGDTVKEDEPIVEIMTDKVNTELPAPASGVLVKILIPEGGPVEVFHAMGLIDDTGDYVADAPAAQTPAEAKPAAVAPVAEEAAPAPAASGDRRWYTPVVRSIAKANGIGDGQLAQIAGSGTGGRVTKKDIEGFLAGGGQGKPSAPAAKLEVASAPATVAGPEQTMEALVGMRKMIADHMVKSSQVPTVSTVTEVDVTNMVKFREQNKESFQAQFGVKLTYTPFFIKAISEALLEFPLVNAALMPDNNIVKNKNVHMGVAVSLGAKGDEGLIVPVIREANNKTLIEIAKELEGIAKKARSNTLGVSDVQGGTFTLTNPGSYGALLGTPMINAPQAAILGTYTIKKVPAIIEDMIAIRSIMNLVLTYDHRIIDGGVAGRFLLSVRQKLESFAFFK; encoded by the coding sequence ATGGCAATCGAAATTTTGATGCCCGAACTCGGCGAGTCCGTCCACGAAGGAACGGTAAGTCGCTGGCTCAAGCAAGTGGGCGACACCGTTAAGGAAGACGAACCGATTGTGGAGATCATGACCGACAAGGTCAACACCGAACTCCCTGCACCCGCCTCCGGAGTGCTCGTTAAAATCCTGATTCCCGAGGGCGGTCCGGTGGAAGTGTTCCACGCCATGGGCCTCATCGACGACACCGGCGACTACGTCGCCGACGCCCCGGCGGCTCAAACCCCCGCCGAAGCCAAGCCCGCGGCCGTGGCTCCGGTTGCCGAAGAAGCTGCGCCGGCCCCCGCCGCGAGTGGCGATCGCCGCTGGTACACCCCCGTTGTGCGCTCAATTGCCAAGGCAAACGGCATCGGCGACGGTCAACTCGCCCAAATCGCGGGTTCGGGCACCGGTGGTCGCGTCACCAAGAAAGATATTGAAGGGTTCCTGGCCGGTGGTGGCCAAGGAAAGCCCTCGGCTCCCGCCGCCAAGCTCGAGGTCGCCAGTGCACCCGCCACCGTAGCCGGGCCGGAGCAGACGATGGAAGCCCTGGTTGGCATGCGCAAGATGATTGCCGACCACATGGTGAAGAGCTCGCAGGTCCCGACCGTGAGCACCGTCACCGAGGTTGACGTGACCAACATGGTGAAGTTCCGCGAGCAGAACAAGGAGTCGTTCCAGGCTCAGTTCGGCGTCAAGCTCACCTACACCCCGTTCTTTATCAAGGCGATTAGCGAGGCGCTGCTGGAATTCCCGCTCGTCAACGCGGCCCTGATGCCGGACAACAACATTGTCAAGAATAAGAATGTCCACATGGGCGTCGCCGTTTCGCTCGGCGCAAAGGGAGACGAAGGACTGATCGTCCCCGTCATCCGCGAGGCGAACAACAAGACGCTGATTGAGATTGCGAAGGAACTCGAAGGCATCGCCAAGAAGGCGCGCAGCAACACGCTCGGCGTGAGCGACGTGCAGGGCGGCACCTTTACGCTGACCAACCCGGGCAGCTACGGCGCCTTGCTGGGCACGCCGATGATCAACGCGCCGCAAGCCGCGATTCTCGGCACGTACACCATCAAGAAGGTCCCGGCGATCATCGAAGACATGATCGCGATCCGCTCCATCATGAACCTGGTGCTCACCTACGATCACCGCATCATCGATGGCGGGGTGGCGGGCCGGTTCTTGCTGAGCGTACGACAAAAGCTCGAAAGCTTCGCGTTCTTTAAGTAA
- a CDS encoding GNAT family N-acetyltransferase, which yields MEWTQPLELRGQRVRIRPLQLQDAFLVQPHLEPDTFKYFVTIQPATFDLEGSRDFVEQLLRARRTQAFVIEDRGTGEFVGMSTFMDMREEHRALEIGMTWYRPDFRGTSVNPEVKLLMLEQAFERWLCLRVQLKTDGRNYHSQRAIMKLGAKLEGTLRNHAIQPNGFVRDTVMFSLTDAEWPEAKAGLIERLKLPEAKVN from the coding sequence ATGGAATGGACTCAGCCGCTCGAACTTCGCGGCCAACGCGTGCGCATCCGCCCTCTGCAACTGCAGGATGCCTTTCTGGTTCAGCCGCATCTGGAGCCGGACACGTTCAAATACTTCGTCACGATTCAGCCGGCCACCTTTGACTTGGAAGGCTCGCGCGACTTTGTCGAGCAACTGCTGCGGGCGCGCCGCACCCAGGCGTTTGTCATCGAAGATCGCGGCACCGGCGAGTTCGTGGGCATGTCCACGTTTATGGACATGCGCGAGGAGCACCGGGCTCTCGAAATCGGCATGACCTGGTACCGACCCGACTTTCGCGGCACCTCGGTGAATCCCGAAGTCAAACTCCTCATGCTCGAACAAGCCTTTGAGCGATGGCTCTGCCTGCGCGTCCAACTGAAGACCGATGGCCGCAACTACCACTCGCAGCGAGCGATCATGAAGCTTGGCGCGAAGCTGGAGGGCACCTTGCGCAACCACGCGATTCAGCCGAACGGCTTTGTTCGCGACACGGTCATGTTTAGCCTCACCGATGCCGAGTGGCCGGAAGCCAAAGCGGGCCTCATCGAACGTTTGAAACTGCCTGAGGCAAAGGTAAACTAA
- a CDS encoding Gfo/Idh/MocA family oxidoreductase, which produces MSRKVRLGLIGTGFISQGAHVKGYEQLADKCEVVTICDLKHETREIMRTKFGFTGANYTDDYKQILNDPDIDAVVIATPNAVHMQPTLDALAAGKHVLCEKPLAMNAEQAKAMCRAAKDSGKILQVALQYRFSGFAQFTAEFIRNGHMGDIYFARARALRRRGVPGWGVFIDKEKQGGGPLIDIGVHILDLTLFLMGYPKPVAASGKTWDMLGKNPDNRNFWGEYDRDKFTVEDFAVGMIRFENGAVISLESSFMANIEGDPMETQVFGTKAGAIVKALGEDPVTIFKQIDGQYFEMKPQNIPHVESPYVAEIEAFVDAIQNGKPSPVPGENGLTLNAIFDALYKSSASGKEELVNVDY; this is translated from the coding sequence ATGTCACGCAAGGTTCGACTCGGTCTCATCGGAACAGGTTTTATCTCTCAGGGCGCCCACGTAAAGGGCTACGAACAACTCGCCGACAAGTGCGAGGTCGTTACCATCTGCGATTTGAAGCACGAAACGCGCGAAATTATGCGCACAAAGTTTGGCTTTACCGGAGCCAACTACACCGACGATTACAAGCAAATTCTCAATGACCCGGACATTGACGCCGTGGTCATCGCCACTCCGAACGCAGTTCACATGCAACCGACGCTCGATGCGCTCGCCGCCGGCAAGCACGTACTGTGCGAAAAGCCGCTAGCAATGAACGCCGAGCAGGCCAAGGCGATGTGCCGCGCGGCCAAGGATTCCGGCAAGATTCTCCAAGTTGCATTGCAATACCGCTTCTCGGGCTTTGCCCAGTTCACCGCCGAGTTCATTCGAAACGGCCATATGGGCGACATCTACTTCGCTCGGGCCCGCGCTCTCCGACGCCGTGGTGTTCCCGGTTGGGGCGTGTTTATCGACAAGGAAAAGCAAGGTGGCGGCCCGCTCATTGACATCGGCGTCCACATTCTCGACCTCACGCTATTCCTCATGGGCTATCCCAAGCCAGTCGCCGCGAGCGGCAAAACCTGGGACATGCTCGGCAAGAACCCGGACAACCGCAACTTCTGGGGCGAATACGACCGCGACAAGTTCACGGTTGAGGACTTCGCCGTCGGCATGATCCGCTTCGAAAACGGCGCGGTGATCAGCCTCGAAAGCTCGTTTATGGCGAACATCGAAGGCGACCCCATGGAGACGCAAGTCTTCGGCACCAAGGCCGGCGCAATCGTGAAGGCGCTCGGCGAAGACCCGGTCACGATCTTCAAGCAGATTGACGGCCAGTATTTCGAAATGAAGCCGCAAAACATTCCGCACGTCGAGTCGCCCTACGTGGCCGAAATCGAGGCGTTTGTGGATGCGATTCAGAACGGCAAGCCGTCGCCGGTTCCAGGCGAAAATGGCCTGACGCTCAATGCCATCTTCGACGCGCTCTACAAGAGCAGCGCGTCGGGCAAAGAAGAACTCGTCAACGTCGACTATTAA
- a CDS encoding TerC family protein, translated as MPFTFSASDIGTVAVLVLLEILLSVDNALVLAIMVRHLPKDQQKKALLWGLWGAFLLRGTAILFASTIIKFWWLQVIGALYLLWLPLKHFVIHSKSDSDKPVINKPMSFWRTVVAVELMDIAFALDSVLVAVAFVDPSKHPDKMWVVFAGAIMGIIILRLAASVFIGILERYPKLEHLAYALIGWAGLKMTLIGGHNFERAYPNALAFKIPEMSPLVFWVGVGVILLVGGFISFSQRAEVQPGDAAAIEEGMDEMTDEVLEALDGDNTEETRA; from the coding sequence ATGCCATTCACGTTCAGCGCAAGTGATATTGGGACCGTAGCGGTCTTGGTTCTGCTGGAGATTTTGCTCTCGGTGGATAACGCGCTGGTGTTGGCGATCATGGTGCGGCACCTGCCCAAAGACCAGCAAAAGAAGGCGCTGCTTTGGGGGCTGTGGGGCGCATTCCTACTCCGCGGTACTGCGATTCTCTTCGCCAGCACGATCATCAAGTTCTGGTGGCTTCAGGTCATCGGCGCGCTTTACTTGCTTTGGCTCCCGCTGAAGCACTTCGTGATCCACTCGAAGAGCGATTCCGACAAACCGGTGATCAACAAGCCGATGTCGTTCTGGCGCACGGTGGTCGCCGTCGAACTCATGGACATCGCCTTTGCGCTAGATAGCGTGCTGGTGGCCGTGGCATTTGTCGATCCCTCCAAGCACCCCGACAAGATGTGGGTGGTGTTCGCCGGAGCAATCATGGGCATCATCATCCTGCGGCTCGCGGCTTCGGTGTTCATCGGCATTCTGGAGCGCTATCCGAAGTTGGAGCACTTGGCCTACGCGCTCATCGGCTGGGCGGGGCTCAAGATGACCCTCATTGGGGGGCATAACTTCGAGCGCGCGTACCCGAACGCGCTCGCCTTCAAAATTCCCGAAATGTCGCCGCTCGTCTTCTGGGTTGGGGTCGGCGTGATCCTGTTGGTCGGAGGCTTCATTAGCTTCTCGCAGCGGGCCGAGGTTCAGCCCGGCGATGCGGCGGCCATTGAAGAAGGCATGGACGAGATGACCGACGAGGTGCTGGAAGCGCTGGATGGGGATAACACGGAAGAAACCCGCGCCTAG
- a CDS encoding WecB/TagA/CpsF family glycosyltransferase codes for MTPKTDVFICGVPFWNPTYEDFFSWWKSVIQGEDRSSPILCLANPNTINLMLWDEQVYRDLQQCDVWVNDGIGIRIASKWRGVDSPYNFAGTDLMPRLFSEDLPQTAFFFGAKDEVNEQACRIITERHPNLKIVGRMHGYCDWDNDAVPMIADSGADILMAALGQPKQEQFMIRNRDKLNVKVQVTCGGMFDFFSGTKPRAPKIMRATGMEWLYRLSLEPKRMFHRYVLGNPYFLWRALLATKGDKRKLAELSDVSIR; via the coding sequence ATGACTCCCAAAACCGACGTCTTTATCTGCGGGGTGCCATTTTGGAACCCGACCTACGAGGATTTCTTCTCGTGGTGGAAGTCGGTGATTCAGGGCGAGGATCGCAGCAGCCCCATTTTGTGTCTTGCCAACCCTAACACCATTAACCTGATGCTTTGGGATGAGCAGGTCTACCGCGATCTGCAACAGTGCGACGTGTGGGTCAACGACGGCATTGGCATTCGCATCGCCAGCAAATGGCGCGGGGTGGATTCGCCGTACAACTTCGCCGGGACCGACCTCATGCCGCGCCTGTTTAGCGAAGACTTGCCGCAGACAGCGTTTTTCTTTGGTGCAAAAGACGAGGTCAACGAGCAGGCGTGCCGCATCATCACCGAGCGCCATCCGAACCTCAAGATCGTCGGTCGCATGCACGGCTACTGCGACTGGGATAACGACGCGGTGCCGATGATCGCCGACTCAGGCGCGGATATCCTGATGGCCGCCCTCGGCCAGCCCAAGCAGGAGCAGTTTATGATCCGCAATCGCGACAAGCTGAACGTCAAGGTCCAGGTCACGTGCGGCGGGATGTTCGACTTTTTCAGCGGCACCAAGCCGCGCGCGCCCAAGATCATGCGGGCCACCGGCATGGAGTGGCTCTATCGCCTAAGCCTGGAGCCCAAGCGCATGTTCCACCGCTACGTCCTCGGCAACCCCTACTTCCTGTGGCGCGCCTTGCTGGCGACCAAAGGCGACAAGCGCAAACTCGCCGAGCTCAGCGACGTTTCAATTCGCTAA
- a CDS encoding YbjQ family protein — MSQQPNLHQWVTTGLAFEGYRIVRSLGVVRGIRVRSRSVFGSIMGGLQTLVGGNISIYEELAEKTRSDAYDLMVRHAALIGANAIISFRYDATEIMAGVTEVLAYGTAVVIEPA; from the coding sequence ATTAGCCAGCAGCCGAACCTGCACCAGTGGGTGACAACTGGCCTCGCCTTTGAGGGTTACCGAATCGTGCGCTCGCTGGGCGTGGTTCGTGGAATTCGCGTGCGAAGCCGTAGCGTCTTCGGCAGCATTATGGGCGGGCTCCAAACGCTCGTCGGCGGCAATATCTCAATTTACGAGGAACTCGCCGAAAAGACGCGCTCAGACGCCTACGACCTCATGGTGCGCCACGCCGCCCTCATCGGCGCGAACGCGATTATCTCGTTTCGCTATGATGCGACCGAGATCATGGCGGGGGTCACCGAGGTTTTGGCGTACGGGACCGCGGTTGTCATCGAGCCGGCATGA
- a CDS encoding flavin reductase family protein: MTSSVMADLSARDRYRLLANTVVPRPIALVSTMGANGVANLAPFSFFNVGGGDPASLVFCPGHKRDGSPKDTLRNIEETGEFVVNLVSRDMALGMNATAAELDADDSEWERAGFTPLASTAVAPARVRESYAHFECRLFEVVRHGPDAIYVIGEVLVAHIEEGPLPIARLGGAGYIDLAETQPFEIRRPG, from the coding sequence ATGACGAGCTCAGTGATGGCCGACCTCTCGGCCCGCGACCGCTATCGGCTGCTGGCCAACACGGTGGTGCCTCGCCCCATTGCCTTGGTCAGCACAATGGGCGCGAACGGCGTGGCGAACCTGGCTCCTTTTTCGTTTTTTAACGTCGGCGGCGGCGACCCCGCCTCGCTCGTTTTTTGCCCGGGTCACAAGCGCGATGGCTCGCCCAAAGACACCTTGCGAAACATCGAGGAGACCGGCGAGTTCGTGGTGAACTTGGTCTCTCGCGACATGGCGCTGGGGATGAATGCGACTGCCGCGGAACTCGACGCTGACGACAGCGAGTGGGAACGCGCCGGATTCACGCCGTTGGCGAGTACGGCGGTCGCACCCGCGCGGGTGCGGGAAAGCTATGCGCACTTCGAATGCCGCCTCTTTGAGGTGGTGCGGCACGGCCCCGACGCGATCTATGTGATCGGCGAAGTGCTGGTCGCCCACATCGAGGAGGGTCCGTTGCCGATCGCGCGACTCGGCGGAGCGGGCTACATTGATTTGGCCGAAACCCAGCCGTTCGAAATTCGCCGCCCGGGCTAG
- a CDS encoding vitamin K epoxide reductase family protein has product MRFRQLLILLMLLSFAGAFVASALTLSHYMGASLSCTVAEACEKVLTHKSATWLGLPVAVYGLLAYVDFIVLFSLMARPGKTRRQLWPVIVGLTGAGAAISMYLQYVALAVIGARCDWCLSSAAIMMAIFLGSIMLKSGLDDEEEVDLLRPMAIGGVAWLAMFGLVAVTLKQKNTNPVTSMTGLDKVKVSDVVSDPDKYAIGPKDAKITVVEFADIYCPGCRRSYADFHALLNSPKLSGKVRFIFRHYPLTGKEGHEFSDLAAMAVEYAAKQGKFQPVLDAFFTTDEEEIRNAAGIAKVLDSNGVSSAGFETELSKGAQWLIDAVELDKASADRVGVSATPTYLVFAEGLPTRSADHRVIIEMWDRPEYANLLKK; this is encoded by the coding sequence GTGCGATTCCGTCAACTTCTCATCCTGCTGATGTTGCTTTCGTTCGCCGGAGCGTTTGTCGCCTCGGCGCTCACGCTCTCGCACTACATGGGGGCCAGCCTCTCTTGCACGGTCGCCGAAGCCTGCGAAAAGGTGCTGACGCACAAAAGCGCGACCTGGCTGGGGTTGCCGGTGGCGGTCTACGGCCTGCTCGCCTACGTGGATTTCATCGTGCTGTTTAGCCTGATGGCGCGGCCCGGCAAGACTCGACGCCAACTATGGCCTGTGATTGTCGGTCTAACGGGCGCGGGCGCGGCGATCAGCATGTACCTGCAGTACGTGGCCCTCGCGGTCATCGGCGCACGGTGCGATTGGTGCCTTAGCTCCGCCGCGATCATGATGGCGATTTTCCTGGGCTCGATCATGCTGAAGTCGGGCCTTGATGACGAAGAAGAAGTTGATCTTCTGCGGCCTATGGCCATTGGCGGCGTGGCTTGGCTTGCCATGTTTGGCTTGGTCGCCGTGACGCTCAAGCAAAAGAATACGAACCCAGTGACCAGCATGACCGGCCTGGACAAGGTCAAGGTGAGCGATGTGGTGAGCGATCCCGACAAGTACGCGATCGGCCCGAAGGACGCGAAGATCACGGTCGTTGAGTTCGCCGACATCTATTGCCCCGGCTGCCGCCGCTCGTATGCCGACTTTCACGCCTTGCTGAATTCGCCCAAGCTGAGCGGCAAGGTCCGCTTCATTTTCCGGCATTATCCGCTCACCGGCAAAGAGGGGCACGAGTTTAGCGACCTCGCTGCGATGGCGGTCGAATACGCCGCGAAGCAAGGGAAGTTCCAGCCCGTGCTCGACGCGTTCTTCACCACCGACGAAGAAGAGATTCGCAACGCCGCCGGCATCGCCAAGGTCCTGGATTCGAACGGCGTTTCTAGCGCGGGATTCGAAACCGAGCTCTCGAAGGGAGCGCAATGGCTGATTGATGCCGTAGAACTGGACAAGGCGAGCGCCGATCGCGTCGGCGTCTCGGCCACCCCCACGTATCTCGTGTTCGCGGAAGGCTTGCCAACCCGTTCGGCCGATCATCGCGTGATCATCGAGATGTGGGATCGCCCCGAATACGCGAACCTGCTGAAAAAGTAA
- the mnmA gene encoding tRNA 2-thiouridine(34) synthase MnmA — MPKKPTVLVAMSGGVDSSVVAALLMDRGYDVIGVTMQIWQESQRDPRHSGCCSLGAVEDARRVCRILGMPLYVINYKDKFRETVIDHFIDEYAAGRTPNPCVECNRKVKFEALLQTMHELGCDKLATGHYARVRQNRETGEYRLLRAKGGIKDQSYVLYMLNQQQLSHVMFPLGEIGGKVITRELAKQYGLPVANKPDSQEICFVSEAGGYREFLRKERPDLFEPGEVIDTTGAKVADHEGVVGFTVGQRKGLGLSTGKPLYVIGLRPNEGKVIIGDGDSLLRREVPLEKMHWGTVGDDVYDLPVRAKIRYNMEAEPARLFGGERPRLVFSRPVRAVTPGQIAVAYRGESVVAGGSIAAY; from the coding sequence ATGCCGAAGAAGCCCACCGTACTCGTCGCCATGTCCGGCGGCGTTGATAGTAGTGTTGTTGCCGCGCTCCTGATGGATCGCGGATATGACGTTATTGGGGTGACGATGCAGATTTGGCAGGAGTCGCAGCGCGACCCCCGCCATAGCGGGTGTTGCTCGCTGGGCGCGGTAGAAGATGCTCGTCGCGTGTGCCGCATTTTGGGCATGCCCTTGTATGTGATCAACTACAAGGACAAGTTTCGCGAGACGGTGATTGACCACTTTATCGACGAGTACGCGGCGGGGCGCACGCCAAACCCCTGTGTGGAATGCAACCGCAAGGTGAAGTTTGAGGCGCTGCTCCAGACCATGCACGAACTCGGTTGCGACAAACTCGCGACCGGGCACTATGCTCGCGTGCGACAAAATCGCGAAACCGGCGAGTACCGATTGCTCCGCGCGAAGGGCGGTATCAAGGATCAAAGCTACGTGCTGTATATGCTGAATCAGCAGCAACTGAGCCACGTCATGTTTCCGCTCGGCGAGATCGGCGGAAAGGTGATTACGCGCGAATTGGCCAAGCAATATGGGCTTCCGGTCGCGAACAAGCCCGACTCGCAGGAGATTTGTTTTGTGAGCGAGGCTGGTGGCTACCGCGAGTTTTTGCGAAAGGAACGCCCGGACCTCTTTGAGCCAGGCGAGGTGATTGACACCACTGGCGCTAAGGTGGCCGACCACGAAGGCGTGGTGGGGTTCACTGTCGGCCAGCGCAAGGGGCTCGGCCTGAGCACGGGCAAGCCGCTGTACGTGATTGGCCTTCGCCCGAACGAAGGGAAGGTGATCATCGGCGACGGCGACAGCCTGCTGCGGCGCGAAGTTCCGCTGGAGAAGATGCACTGGGGCACCGTGGGCGACGACGTTTACGACTTGCCGGTGCGCGCCAAGATCCGCTACAACATGGAAGCCGAACCGGCTCGCCTGTTCGGCGGCGAGCGTCCGCGGCTGGTGTTCTCGCGCCCGGTACGGGCCGTCACGCCGGGGCAGATCGCGGTGGCGTATCGCGGCGAAAGCGTCGTGGCCGGGGGCTCTATTGCCGCCTACTGA
- a CDS encoding 3-deoxy-7-phosphoheptulonate synthase yields the protein MTSRSGRTDDLRIRAVKELAPPMHLMREFPITARAEQTVEQAREAAHRILHGSDSRCLVVVGPCSIHDADAAIEFGQRLRGLQDELENDLLLVMRVYFEKPRTTIGWKGYINDPYLDGSYQINEGLRLARKLLLDLNELGVPAGTEYLDMITPQYLSDLVSWGAIGARTTESQVHRELASGLSCPVGFKNGSDGNVRVAVDAMKAAAVPHHFLSVTKGGISAIVSTAGNEDCHVILRGGKSPNFDADSVESAATILAKAGLASRIMIDCSHANSGKDATRQPVVLADVAGQLAAGDTRVIGVMLESHLIAGRQDVEAKPLTYGMSVTDACIGWDETATSLRALAKAVRDRRKILAEDA from the coding sequence ATGACTTCTCGTTCCGGGCGGACGGACGACCTGCGCATTCGCGCCGTGAAGGAGCTCGCGCCGCCGATGCACCTCATGCGTGAGTTCCCGATCACTGCGCGCGCTGAGCAGACCGTCGAGCAGGCGCGCGAGGCCGCGCACCGCATTTTGCACGGCTCGGATAGCCGCTGCCTTGTCGTGGTGGGGCCGTGCAGCATCCACGATGCCGATGCCGCCATCGAATTCGGGCAACGGTTGCGAGGGCTACAGGACGAGCTAGAGAATGACCTGCTCTTGGTCATGCGCGTGTACTTCGAAAAACCGCGCACCACGATCGGCTGGAAGGGCTACATCAACGACCCCTACCTGGACGGCAGTTACCAAATTAACGAGGGGCTGAGACTGGCGCGCAAGCTCTTGCTCGACCTCAACGAACTCGGCGTGCCGGCGGGGACCGAATACCTCGATATGATCACGCCCCAATATCTCTCGGACCTCGTGAGTTGGGGGGCGATTGGTGCGCGCACCACCGAATCGCAGGTTCACCGCGAACTGGCGAGTGGTCTCAGCTGCCCGGTCGGGTTCAAAAACGGTAGCGACGGTAACGTCCGCGTGGCCGTGGACGCGATGAAGGCGGCGGCGGTGCCGCACCACTTCCTCTCGGTCACCAAGGGCGGCATCAGCGCGATTGTCTCCACCGCCGGAAACGAAGATTGCCACGTGATTTTGCGGGGCGGAAAGTCGCCCAATTTTGACGCCGATTCCGTGGAATCCGCGGCCACGATTCTCGCGAAAGCGGGTCTCGCCAGCCGCATCATGATCGACTGTTCGCACGCGAATAGCGGCAAGGACGCGACCCGTCAACCGGTGGTTCTCGCCGATGTTGCGGGGCAACTCGCGGCCGGTGACACGCGCGTAATCGGGGTGATGCTCGAAAGCCACCTTATCGCGGGGCGACAAGACGTGGAAGCGAAGCCGCTGACCTACGGCATGAGCGTGACCGACGCCTGCATTGGCTGGGACGAAACCGCGACGAGCCTGCGGGCTCTGGCGAAGGCCGTCCGCGACCGCCGCAAGATTCTGGCCGAAGACGCCTAG